The genomic DNA AGGGATGCTCCTCTACAATGGGCAGCGCAAGAGCAGCGGCGCcgattttatttcctttgggCTGGTGGGCGGGCGGCCCGAGTTCAGGTGAGAGCACGGGAAAGTACTGCCAGCTGGAGGGGCAGCCCCCCCCTCACCCTGTATATCTCCCCATTTGATGGTAGGTTCGATGCTGGCTCTGGCATGGCCACCATTCGGGACCCGACACCGCTGCGCCTGGGCAAGTACCACACCGTGCGCCTCTTCCGTAACCTGACACGAGGCCTGACAGAGTCGCCCTGACATCACAGCTCTATAGCCATGgtcagagagcagcagcccaTTGCAGTCCTTGGTTCTCCAGGCATCTCCCCTCCCCGTGGTCTCTATTTATCCACTGCTTGAGGCTCTGAAACCTAAATGTGAATTCAGGCTTTTTGTCCGTCAGAGCAGAGAAACAATGAAGAAGTTGAAGGTGACTGTGTATTAGTTGGGCTCTTTTTGCTGACACGAATGCCTTCCCCCACGCTGATACCCACTAATCTCCTCAATCTGGTTCGGTCGCTGAGCACGGTGGGGCAAAGCCCTTCTCCTGCCTGTCTCCCTGCAGGTGACCTGTGCATATCCGAGAACGAGAGGAGGGTGGTGTCGAAGGAAGCCTGGAAGAAGCTCAAGCAATATTTCCCAAAGGCCCCTGAGTTCCCAAATAACAAAGAGTGCTGTTCCCAATGCAAGGTATCTGAATAGCAGACAACACAGCCCCTCCGCTGGCTGTAAATACGTGGCCATGTTTCTGGTTTCCTCTTTGACGTTCTCCAGTACAGTGGGGAAAAACAATGTCACCTGTGAATAGCTGCTAGGAACTGAAGCACCAACCTGTTTTGTGCAGATTTTGGAGCAcgaaggagaagaaaataaagcactgcACAAGATGATGGCCAGTGAGCAGAAGACGTCCCTCCAGAACTTGTTCCACGACAAATGCCGGCCTTGCCTGGGCAGCTGGCCGCAGGTAGGGGCCAGGGGGAGGTTTTGGGTGGAAGCTGTaccctgctgagctgctctggcgCCGAGCCCTGCCTTTGGAACACGGGAGTCCTCGTGTGCCACCCAGCTGTCGCTGGCCTGGAGTCAGATAAGCGGAGTGGCATTTCTCGATGGTTacatccatccctggaagtaCCGACGCAGCGCAGCCCTACTGATAGTGTTCAGAAAGTGGGGGCAGGTGGGGTGGTGTCACCCCATGCTCGGGGTACACAGAGGGATCTGCTTCAGTGCCCCCCAGTCCGAGGAGTGGTACTCAGCCACAGGAACCCCAGTGccagagagctgctctggggAAATGGCCGTTTCCTGCTATGAATTACAGGTAATTGGATCTGAAGCTAAACTAACTTTGTAATAAACACAAGATTAGTAATGTAAGTGCTCGGTACTTGAtctcaaattattttacttGGCTTTCTCAGCGCGCTTGGATGGAGTTGTCATGGTAAAAATGCTGAGGTCTCAAAGAGAATGAGCgctgcagaaaaagctgaacagtCATTGCCCCTCTGTTGTTGGGTTAATTAACAGAAGGCcgtggggtttttttcccttccaggaGACAGACGAGCTGTATATTGTTTCACAGTTCTTCGTAGAAGAATGGAGGAAATTTGTCAGGTAACTGGGCTGAGCATTTTGGTACTTTCTGTTTGGTTTGGGGGCTTTGAGTTGGTgttgcccagagctgtgtgcGTAGAAACAAGGAAGCTGGTTTGGAAGGACTTGGACTCTGCACTTGCAGCAATTGTAATACACTGCAAGAATCTGAATTTCCTTGTTGACCATGCCTTAACCAGATGGTCAGATTAGATAGTAACCTGATTAGTTTTTTCATCTGCCTGGAGCTGTATCCCAGGCAGAGGTCACCGTTGCCATGGGCTGCGTGTGGTGCGGGCTGTGCGGGACAGGAGCGCAGTTTTGCAGCGCtcaggagcacagctctgatgcCGTGTCGGTGGCAGTGTCACCTTCCCCATTGGAATGTCACCCACACATACCCACCTGcgatttccttttcttgctgcCTGCAGACTTGTGCTTTCTTGCTCTCTGTGCCATAACTTCCCCCATTTCCCTTTGCCCGAGCAGGAGGCCGACGCGGTGCAGCCCCGTTTCCTCGCTGGGGaacagtgctctgctctgcccccacGGGGGCCTCATGTTCAGCTATGCTTCCATGACCAAAGAAGACTCCAAGCTGTGAGTTCCTTCTCCTCTCACCTCTGCCTTGCCCTGAGAGCCCCGGGGAGCTTCCCAAAGCTCACTGAGCTATGGCGACCCAGGAGCACGCGCTCCCCCCCAAACAAAGGGAGCGCAGCTGCTTCCTCAGGCATATCTCACTATAAATTTCCATGCAGGGCGAGACCCAAATTGTCCAAGGATGCTGGCTCGGGAAAAAAGAGCTTACTTAAGCTTGGCTAGTTCCTAACAACAGCCTACCCGGAGCCTGACTGGGGCGTAGCAACATCTAGCTGCTGAAGCTTTGCTTTCCCTGAGACTTGCCCCCGGAGCGCCGGGCGCTGGGCTGGAGTTAATGCTCCGCAGCCTTGCTTCTGCAGCGAGGCAGAACTAACAGCAGCAGACCTTCcacttctctcctcctccctctggcCATGCTGGGCAtggctggagctcagcagcGTCACTAAGGACACGCTGCTGTGCCTCCGTTACCTTGGGCACGCTGGGGCTGCAGACGGGTTCTGCTGCTCTCGCAGGAGCAGACTGGGAGGAAGAGGGGAGGCTCTTCTGGGCTCGGTGTTCCCATGTCATAAAGCACGTTCTCGTTTCTTTGCACAGTATAGCTCTAATATGGCCCAGCGAGTGGGAGAGGATTCAAAAGCTCTTTGTGGTGGATCACATCATCAAAATCACCCGCACACAAGTAGCCGGGGAGCCCGAGAGCGCGCTGTACAGCTCCGAGCCCCGTGAGTGAGCTTTCCTGCCGCGTTGCTCCGCGGTGCTGCGGGACCTGGCCCTGCTTGGGCAGATCCCTGTGGATCCTGCTGAGCTGCGCTGTGGGTTGGCGAGGAACAGCGCCGGGCAGGTGCAGTGCTTGCTGTCTCCAAGGAGCTGAAGGAATTAAATGCCTTTTCCTTTGTGCCTCCCCAGAACTGTGTCCAGagtgcagagaagggctgttgtgccagcagcagcgggACTTACGCGAGTACACCCAAGCGACCATCTACATCCATAAAGTGGTGGATAATAAAAAGGTACGGATCTCTCCTTCGGCCCTCCCTCATCCCAGCACCATTTCACTGTTCAGAAGCTGCCCCAGCTGTGAACCCACGTGGCCAGACGAgtggctgtctgcaggcaggGCAAGGCAGCTCACAGGCttctgctgatttctttctccctcccagcCGTGTTCTGAGGGATGAGGTGGAACCCGGAGATCTGCAACTAAGCTGTCAGAGCGGAGCACAGAATGTGGTCTGGAGCCACTGTTGTGGCTTTGCAGCCTGCCTAGGGGCTGAATCCCAGCGCGGTGCTTGGCTCCAGTGTGGAGGAGGGCTTTTTGTCGTGGTGCTGGACAGGGCTGTGAGAACAGGCTGCTATTCTTCACCCGGCAGCTGGGGCTGGCAAGAGGGGGCGAGAGCTGGCACGCTGATCCCTCGTTAGTGGGGCAGtgcccacagcagtgctcagaaccactgctcccctcctgccagctctgcctcacAGTCAGGGAGCGTTTCCCAGCGGGAAGCCATGGCCCCGTGCAGTCAGCAGTCAGCAGTCAGCATagggcagccctgctggaatccagaaagctctggggatgctgcagTTGGTGCCGGACAGCTGGGAGTTGCAATCTTGAACTTCAGAGACCTGGATGGGGAAGGGAGCTGTTGGACAGCTGGGGTGCAGAGCGCAGCTGGGCTCCCTGCAGACTGCAGGCAGAGCGTGGCCGTGCAGCGTCCAGCAGAGCCGTGCAGCCTGCGGGAGGTGAACAGGGTGTTGCGTTCTGTACGTTGGTGTCAATTATttagatttcattttacttaCAAACTGCAGACCCGTAAATAACAGCGGTGAGTGCCTCTTTcgggctgctgcagggatggataAGTGTATAATTTACAGATAATACTCCTTTCTCGGGGTTAGGGCTTTCATAATACACTTAGTTGAGTGGAGGAGCAGCCAGCTAATGGGAAAGAAATCAGTGCAGGCCCCCAGAGACGTTCCCTTTGCCTGGAGAGgtctggagctgcaggaagcaggatGTCCCCGCGGTGGGGTTTGCTTGgccaccagcagctgcagtccaacagagcagctccagagctgcaTCTTCTTTCTCCCAGGCCTGGTCCCTATGGCTCAGTGCAGCTGGGGGGAGAGTGTTCCCTGAGCACGTGGAGCAGATCTCTGGGTTTCTCTAGCTCAATTCATTTGATCAAGGTGGCATCCTTGAAGTCTTGAAAGCTGTTTGCCACGATGTGACAGTCTGGGTTATGGAGAATGATTTTTATGACTTCAGGTAATGAAGGATGCTGCTCCGGAGCTGAACGTGAGCAGCTCAGAagctgaagaggaaagggaggaaaacaagCCAGAGGGGGAGCAAGACCCAGATTTTAACCAGGTAGAGAACAAAACACTGCGAggttcctctgctctgcaccagcCTCTTTGAATCAGTgtgatggaacagctctcctcTGTTTGCATCTTATGGGgcagagggaaagcagcagtgccCACGTATCCCATCCTGGCGGTCATACCACACATTTTGTCTCCATTTGCATTACTGGGGCTGGTTTTGTGCCTGCACTCTTTGGTTTTAAAGCCAGCTAAGTCAAAAGCCTCTGCTGAGAGACCTGCCCACTTGATGTTTGGGTCACCCCGAATCCTCTTATTTCTGATGCTACGTCCCAAATGAAAGGACAATGGGGGCTGTGCCTCCTGGCACCAGGGCACTGCCGGTGCTGTATCACAGTGCAGGTGACACCACGGTGCAGAGGAGGGATCACTGCGACATCAGGATAAGCTCAGTGCTGGTGCTAGGTGCAGAAGTTGAAGTTTCTTTGGTCTTCCTACTCTCCTGGTGGTGCTGCATGTGTCAGTGCTCCCCcggggcagtgctgcagcctgggagggagctgtgagctgtgcagtGCCCGCGGTTGAGCTCCTCATGCCTGGCTCTCTTTCAGAGCAACGGTGGTGCGAAGCGCCAGAAGCTTTCACACCAGAGCCACGTCTCCTACCAAAAGCAGGGCATCCGGCGGAGCACCCGGCACCGGAAGgtcaggggggggaaagcaCTGCTCGTTTCTGCTAACCAAACATTGAAAGAGCTGAAAATACAGGTAAGGACTTGCTGCAAGAAATGTGTCTTCTGGAATAAAAAACCCATGAGGTTAATAGTCAGGAGACCGCAgctgggaggagatggaggGAAGAGTTTGAGTCCCCAGCGGCGgcagtgtgtgtctgtgtgcgtgtctgtgtgcatgtgtgtctgtgtgcgtgagtgtctgtgtgcatgtgtgtctgtgtgtctgtgtgtgtgtgtgtctgtgtgcatgagtgtctgtgtgtgtctgtgtgcatgagtgtctgtgtgcatgagtgtctgtgtgtgtgtgtgtgtctgtgtgtgtgtgtgcgctgCACGCAGTCTTtttgtgcagctcagcagtaTGTTTTTTCCTCCGCACAAAACCAGCGTGTCTCATTGTGTTGGCACAGATCATGCATGCATTTTCAGTTGCTCCCTTCGACCAGAACTTGTCCATCAATGGGAAGATCCTGAGCGACGACACAGCGACGCTCGGCAGCCTGGGCGTCATCCCCGAGTCCGTCATCCTGCTCAAGGTAAGGCAGGAGCAGCGCGgctctgggaggaaggaaagcagagagctgagctgctttgctgGGCTCTTCCCTTGCAGCTCTTTGGGGAAGAAGAGCCTCCTTAAGGAGCGTGACCCCATGCACTCTGCCGGGCGCTCGCTAACTGTCCTCTTTGCTTTCAGGCTGATGAGCCAATTGCGGATTATGAGGCGATGGACGATGTGATGCAAGGTGAGGGagggcagccctgtgtgctCGGGGGGGAGGTCTGGGATTTCGGAggctgccttgctgctgtgcttctggcaGGGACAGGGGCGGCTGTGTGAGGCTGTGTTGGCTTTGGGTTGAAACGTGAGGGGAAAATTGAGATGTTGAAGCTTTCCTGTGGCTGTCGGCTGGAGGTGCAGCTGAGTGCCGCAGCGCGCTGCACTCACACAAAGGATCCTTTTAGAAGTGACTGTCAGGAGACTTCTAATATGATGTCTCTCTCTTCCCATCCCCAGTTTGTACGCCTGAAGAAGGATTTAAAGGTGAGAgtcttccccctccccttttaCTGAAGCCCATGCTGACTTCAGCTCCGCCTCGCCAGCGCTGTAACTGTCGGCTGGTTGTCTCCTTGCTCCCAGGGACTGGCTTACTCGGACACTGATGGCTTTACAAGCACTGGCAGACCAGAAGAGAAGAGGATTTGACATGGTAGGGCATTTAGAGAGAAGGTGGATACGGGACTGAACTCTTGACTCTTCCAGAAGGCAGAATCCCATTCTGAAATGACTGCCCCCAAAATGCCTTATGTCAAAGCAGATTGCACTGAAGGACATCCTGACTTCAAGAGAACGTTCcccattttatatttaataaagcaACAGTAGGGTTGGAAAGTGTAGCAGCAGAGGCAGCGTGTGCCAGGTTCAGGCAGATGTTTGCAGGGGAGGCGGGGGCCTCGTCTGTCCCAGAGGAGTTGTGATGCGGTCGATCAAAACCAGCTCCATCCATTCTCCGGTAACTCTTGAGGCGTAACCTGCTTCCCTCTTTGATCCGCTATTCCTCTTTCAGTACAGCATGAAAGTAAAGAAATTGTTCGTTGTGAGGAATGTCTTCATCCATTTCCCTGCAGTGTGAGCCCTGCGCTCCCAGGGCCGGGCTGCCCACACCGCACCGCTCGCCTTCGCAGCTTCACTTCCAGGCGCGACCGCTCCGAGTAACCGCACGGTCTCTCTCTCTGTGAACTGTGTTTTTAGAAACGTGGGCTGTTTTAATGACTTTTGATAACATCTTTCTCTGGTTCGTTACTGCCGGGAGCCCTCTGCCCCTCGCTTCGGACCCATCAGGGCTGCGGGGCCCTGGCGAGAGGTTTTCcctctgttcttgttttcaggGATGCACTAATTAATTTGTTTACATCTCCAGCTcccagaaaggatctctccctctccccagtTGCGTGTTTGTAGCAGGAGCTAGTGTTACCACTTCCAGacttgaggaaagaaaaaaaaaaaaggggggggcGCTGTTGAGGTATCTTCATAATAAAGTTAGACATCTCTCGTTCTGTCAGAGGtttgtggctgctgctctgggcaccctgctctccCCTGGGCCTGCAGCCTTCCTGGCTGTTGGCACCCACTGCTTTCCTTGAGTGCAGCCCACGTGCTCCCATGCCCTGGGCCAGGCGATGCTTGGCAGCCCTTCCCTAGCAGATGCAGTGCTGGCCCGTGCTGTGGGACACAGCTGCCCACATCCCTGCATGCCTCCAgcctgggcagctgtggggctgagccctTGGTGCTCCTGTGCTGGCACTGGGCCCTATGAGTGCTCCCTGGGTGCAGCAGCTTGGTGTCAGCCCCTGGCACCTGGCATGCAGCAGTCTGTGCCAGCGTTTCCCCAAGTCACCgcctccctcctgcagcccaggtCGTGGCTCTGGGGGATGCTGAGGGGTCCTGGGGGCACCCATGGCATGGGGGTGGATGGATGGCTGGACTCTGGGCTCCAGTGGTGGGAGATTAAATGGACAGATAGAATCATTGGCCACCAGAGTTGGGATGTTGAACGAGTGGAGGGACGGACAGGTGGATTCAGTCATGCACCAGGGCTAGGAGAATGGCAGATGGGAAGAGGGGTAGACAGACTCACTCTGGGCACGAGGGAGGGACAGATGGATATATGGACTCACTCCGGACACCAGGGATGACAGGACAGATGAATGGAGGGGAGAGTGAAaggatggacagacagatggaCTCGCTCTGTGCACCAGAGATGGGAGGGTGGACAAATTGGAGGACGGATGAATGGACAGATGGACTCTGGGCATTTGCGATGGGAGGAAGGATGGATGGGCAGACAGACAGGGATTCTGGACACCAGGGGTGGGAGGATGGAAGGGCGGGCGGAGAGAGGGACAGACAGTCAAATGGACTCACTGTCCCTGGGGACGGGGGAGCAGAGGTGGGAGCGCTGTGGATACCGAGGGTGGGAAGACGggggcagcctggctgctcaGGGGTGGGAGCGCGGTGGCTCTGAGCACGGACGGATGGAGGGGACGCCGAGTGCCCGGGCGGAGGGCACGGGGCCGCCGGGTCCCGCTTCCCGCTGCCCATCCCCGTTCCCCCCGCGGGTCCGCTGCCGGTTACGGAGGCGTTTGCTCCTCTCCTGGGGTCGGGATGGCGGTGCCCGGTGCCAGTGCCGGTTCCGGTGCCATTCCCGGTGCCGGCCGCCCCCGTGcgggccgccccgccccgctgcACGTGACGCGGCGCGGCGGCTGCGAGCAGTGGGGCCCCGCGCCGCTGCTCTCCGGTACCGGTACCGACCCGGCCCCGAGCCGCTCAGCtccgctcccgccgcccccggTAAGCGCCGCGCAGCCCCCCTCCCGGGGCCGCCACTACCTCCGGTGTCCCCGGGGCCGCGCAGCAGCGtggggggccgggccgggcccgtGACCTTCAGCCGCTGCCGGTACCGGGAGGAGATGGGGGGtctgggggtgggggtggggggcgtCAGCCCCTGAGTGTCCCCAAACCTCCCCAGTATGTACCCTACAAACTGCCTCCCCCCTTTCACCCCCAAACCTGCTCCCCGTCCCTTCCCCCCCCCGCATCCCGGCTCCATATTCCATCCCCCCTCAACCGTATCTCTGCAATCTGCCCTCCTTGTTACCCCCAATCCCCGCCCTGGCTGTACATTTGGGtgtctccccctccccccccacgTACAGAAGGGCCCCACGGATGCTAAGGGGGAGGTGCCCCCCGCGGGCTTTGcacggggctgggggggggtcGCGCTTTTTGCGCGGGCCGTCGGGTTGGGCTGCGCTGCGCGTGGGGTCCCCGCCGCTGTCCGTGGTGCTGCTCCGCACCGCTCCCGCCCGCCCGCAGAGGGCGCCCCGTgggggtcgggggggggggggttggacgGTCGCACTCTTGGGGAGGGGGCGGTGATGGTTTTTCCCCGCAGCGGGACACCCCCAGGGAACAGCTCCCCGCACCCCGTTTCCCCTCAGACAGCGCCACGATGGACCCCCCCGGCCCCTCCTCGGCCAGCTAGCTGCGTCCCGCAATCACTGCCACCCCCCAGTGAGTTGTTCCCTCCCCTGGGTGACCTCCCGGCACCGGGATGGATCACACAGCCCCCGGTGCCCCCCGTACCCCATGGCCGTGTCCCATAGGCAGCAGCATGGCCCAGCAGCACCGCACCGTGCCCCCCCCCGCTCAAGGTATGTGCCAACAAGGgagtttggggggggggggggggggaatcaTACAGCACTGAAGAGTTCCAGAAGGGCTTCACCCCCCCACTGCCTTGCAGACAGAAGAGGACTACATCCCATACCCCAGTGTGCACGAGGTAGCGTGGCCGTGCTTCCCAGGTTTGGTGAGGTTGGGTGGGTGGGCGTCAGGGAGCACCCAGctcagctgtgggtgcaggtgCTGGGCCGGGAAGGGCCGTTCCCCCTCATCCTGCTACCACAATTCGGGGGCTACTGGATCGAGGGCACCAACCACCAACTGAGCAGGGCCCCCGAGCCCCCCCTGAACCCAGCACCCGGCACCCGTGTGCGGCTGGAGGGCAACCACACGGCCAAGATCTACCGCAAGCACTTCCTGGGCAAGGTGGGCACCGGGGAGCACATCCCTGTCGGTGTGCATGGGCACAGGGGTCCTGTAAGTGTGGGTGCATGTGGGGATGGATGCTGATGGACGTGGGGGATCGATGGCATAGGTGCTCATGGATGGGGTTCTTCATGCAGATGGGTGCGAATGGTGATGGAGACCCCAGAAGTGTGGGTGCTCAG from Lagopus muta isolate bLagMut1 chromosome 21, bLagMut1 primary, whole genome shotgun sequence includes the following:
- the LOC125703213 gene encoding ubiquitin carboxyl-terminal hydrolase 48-like isoform X5 is translated as MAEMRKQSVARGKIKHEEVKELYQRLPAEAGSPYDFISLEWLQKWLDKSTPPKPIDNTACLCSHGKLHPDKICIMKRISEYVADFFYRRYGGGPRLNVKALCKDCVVERCRILRLKNQLNEDYKTVTNLLKITVKGSDGFWVGKASLRSWRQLALEQLNEQDEDAEHSNGKLNGNAPNKDGANEEKREEEEELNFNEDIVCPHGDLCISENERRVVSKEAWKKLKQYFPKAPEFPNNKECCSQCKILEHEGEENKALHKMMASEQKTSLQNLFHDKCRPCLGSWPQETDELYIVSQFFVEEWRKFVRRPTRCSPVSSLGNSALLCPHGGLMFSYASMTKEDSKLIALIWPSEWERIQKLFVVDHIIKITRTQVAGEPESALYSSEPQLCPECREGLLCQQQRDLREYTQATIYIHKVVDNKKVMKDAAPELNVSSSEAEEEREENKPEGEQDPDFNQSNGGAKRQKLSHQSHVSYQKQGIRRSTRHRKVRGGKALLVSANQTLKELKIQIMHAFSVAPFDQNLSINGKILSDDTATLGSLGVIPESVILLKADEPIADYEAMDDVMQVCTPEEGFKGTGLLGH
- the LOC125703213 gene encoding ubiquitin carboxyl-terminal hydrolase 48-like isoform X1; the protein is MLSTRCELLLLSPELKLGHLPSHRQTGQRKKLNTYIGFPELLDMKPFMEQKSGAYVYKLSAVLIHRGVSAYSGHYIAHVKDPQTGEWYKFNDEDTEKMEGKKLQLGMEEDLAEPSKSQTRKPKCGKGTHCSCNAYMLVYRQQIWENSLTVEVPAFLQELVERDNCKFEEWCNEMAEMRKQSVARGKIKHEEVKELYQRLPAEAGSPYDFISLEWLQKWLDKSTPPKPIDNTACLCSHGKLHPDKICIMKRISEYVADFFYRRYGGGPRLNVKALCKDCVVERCRILRLKNQLNEDYKTVTNLLKITVKGSDGFWVGKASLRSWRQLALEQLNEQDEDAEHSNGKLNGNAPNKDGANEEKREEEEELNFNEDIVCPHGDLCISENERRVVSKEAWKKLKQYFPKAPEFPNNKECCSQCKILEHEGEENKALHKMMASEQKTSLQNLFHDKCRPCLGSWPQETDELYIVSQFFVEEWRKFVRRPTRCSPVSSLGNSALLCPHGGLMFSYASMTKEDSKLIALIWPSEWERIQKLFVVDHIIKITRTQVAGEPESALYSSEPQLCPECREGLLCQQQRDLREYTQATIYIHKVVDNKKVMKDAAPELNVSSSEAEEEREENKPEGEQDPDFNQSNGGAKRQKLSHQSHVSYQKQGIRRSTRHRKVRGGKALLVSANQTLKELKIQIMHAFSVAPFDQNLSINGKILSDDTATLGSLGVIPESVILLKADEPIADYEAMDDVMQVCTPEEGFKGTGLLGH
- the LOC125703213 gene encoding ubiquitin carboxyl-terminal hydrolase 48-like isoform X4 encodes the protein MILLGALYPARRQRLIIYCPFLQELVERDNCKFEEWCNEMAEMRKQSVARGKIKHEEVKELYQRLPAEAGSPYDFISLEWLQKWLDKSTPPKPIDNTACLCSHGKLHPDKICIMKRISEYVADFFYRRYGGGPRLNVKALCKDCVVERCRILRLKNQLNEDYKTVTNLLKITVKGSDGFWVGKASLRSWRQLALEQLNEQDEDAEHSNGKLNGNAPNKDGANEEKREEEEELNFNEDIVCPHGDLCISENERRVVSKEAWKKLKQYFPKAPEFPNNKECCSQCKILEHEGEENKALHKMMASEQKTSLQNLFHDKCRPCLGSWPQETDELYIVSQFFVEEWRKFVRRPTRCSPVSSLGNSALLCPHGGLMFSYASMTKEDSKLIALIWPSEWERIQKLFVVDHIIKITRTQVAGEPESALYSSEPQLCPECREGLLCQQQRDLREYTQATIYIHKVVDNKKVMKDAAPELNVSSSEAEEEREENKPEGEQDPDFNQSNGGAKRQKLSHQSHVSYQKQGIRRSTRHRKVRGGKALLVSANQTLKELKIQIMHAFSVAPFDQNLSINGKILSDDTATLGSLGVIPESVILLKADEPIADYEAMDDVMQVCTPEEGFKGTGLLGH
- the LOC125703213 gene encoding ubiquitin carboxyl-terminal hydrolase 48-like isoform X2; this encodes MLSTRCELLLLSPELKLGHLPSHRQTGQRKKLNTYIGFPELLDMKPFMEQKSGAYVYKLSAVLIHRGVSAYSGHYIAHVKDPQTGEWYKFNDEDTEKMEGKKLQLGMEEDLEPSKSQTRKPKCGKGTHCSCNAYMLVYRQQIWENSLTVEVPAFLQELVERDNCKFEEWCNEMAEMRKQSVARGKIKHEEVKELYQRLPAEAGSPYDFISLEWLQKWLDKSTPPKPIDNTACLCSHGKLHPDKICIMKRISEYVADFFYRRYGGGPRLNVKALCKDCVVERCRILRLKNQLNEDYKTVTNLLKITVKGSDGFWVGKASLRSWRQLALEQLNEQDEDAEHSNGKLNGNAPNKDGANEEKREEEEELNFNEDIVCPHGDLCISENERRVVSKEAWKKLKQYFPKAPEFPNNKECCSQCKILEHEGEENKALHKMMASEQKTSLQNLFHDKCRPCLGSWPQETDELYIVSQFFVEEWRKFVRRPTRCSPVSSLGNSALLCPHGGLMFSYASMTKEDSKLIALIWPSEWERIQKLFVVDHIIKITRTQVAGEPESALYSSEPQLCPECREGLLCQQQRDLREYTQATIYIHKVVDNKKVMKDAAPELNVSSSEAEEEREENKPEGEQDPDFNQSNGGAKRQKLSHQSHVSYQKQGIRRSTRHRKVRGGKALLVSANQTLKELKIQIMHAFSVAPFDQNLSINGKILSDDTATLGSLGVIPESVILLKADEPIADYEAMDDVMQVCTPEEGFKGTGLLGH